ATTTGCATTGACCTATCACCCTGACTTTTTTGAGAAAATGGGATTTAAGAGGGTAGATAAGTCAAAACTGCCTCAGAAGATATGGGGTGATTGCCTTAAGTGTCCAAAATTTCCAGAGTGCAACGAGGTGGCTGTGATAAAAAAGCTGTAGGTCGCAGCGGCAGTTTCTGCGTTATCTTTGTCTATTCCCGGGATATTGCCCCTTCTTGGTTACAGGACAACACTCTGGTCCTGGTAGTTCTTCTGTATATTCCTTTTTTAGTAATTCGAGTAAACCAGGTATAAGTGGATGCTTGAGGAAATAACACCTGAGCCTTCCATCGATAAAATAGTCCACAATCCCGCTCAGCCTGAGTGCAGTCAGGTGCTGTGAGATATTTGGTTGGCTTATACCAAGAAAATCCTCAAAGTCGCTTACACACTTTACACCTTTTGCGAGCTCTTCGAGTATCTTTATCCTTACAGGATGTGCAATAACCTTTAGAATCTCGATATTTCTTGTAAGTTCATCCATAGAAGTATTATCTCCCAATATATTCAACAATTCTAATATTATTATATTTTAATAAAATCAGCTTGTCAAATTTTTTTCTTTTTAAGTCCTTCGCATCGTTTCTTTATATCCCTTATGGTCTTTCTGTAGTCTCTATTCGTGAATATTCCTGAGCCTATTACAAGTATGTCCGCTCCTGCAGAAGACACCTCAGCTGCATTATCAACCTTTATACCACCATCTACCTCTATATCTACACCCATCCCTTCTATTAATCTTCTAAGTGCAATTATCTTCTCAAATGTGTTCGGGATAAATTCCTGACCTCCAAATCCCGGATTTACAGACATAAGGAGAACCATATCAACATCTCTGAGGATATGCTCCAGTGAAGAAAGGGGTGTTGATGGATTGAGCGATACCCCTGCCTTAAGACCGATGTCTCTTATAGATTGAACCACTCTGTGAAGATGAATACATGCCTCTACATGCACTGTTATTATATCCGCACCTGCATCTGAAAAGGCCTTGATGTAATGTTGAGGAGATATAATCATCAGGTGGACATCGAGGGGGAGACTTGTTGTCTCCCTCACTGCCTTTACTACAACAGGTCCTATTGTGATATTGGGAACGAAATGCCCATCCATCACATCGATATGAATCATATCCGCCCCCGCATCTTCAACACGCTTTACCTCGTCTGCTAAATGTCTGAAATCTGCTGAAAGTATTGATGGTGCAATCCTGACCATTTTAAAGCCTCCCTTGTCTCCAGTTTACCCCGTTAGAAAGCCCAGTCTTTCAAGGCGGGGATGGATGTATTAAAATTTAAAACACCTTATAGAAAATGGCTGGGTTTAAAGCCCCGTCCTTTCTAACGGGGTTTATTCTGCCACAAACACCTCAATCGCAGATCCCCTTCTTATGGGGTAACCTGCCACAGGTTTTTGTTCTGCAATTATGTTTCCCTCAGAGCCTTCCCTAATTATTTTACTCTTTGAGAGTGTAACACCAAGTATCTCTGCTATCTGCTTTGCCTCCTCAAATCTCTTACCAATGAGGTTCGGTGTCTTATATATAGTTTCCTTAACTCCTGAACTCAGGAGAAGATCAATTTTTTCTCCTCTGCTAATGAACGATCTCGGTGGAGGAGACTGGTTAATCACAATATCCTTTTCTACTTTATCTGTATGGATCCTCGCTATATCACCGATATCAAGTCCACTCTGTTTTATGATGATTTCTGCTCTGTAGAATGGTTCGCCTTCAACTGCTGGCACAACTACTGTCTGAGAACCCCTGCTTACAATTACAGAGATACTCCTCCCACTTTTGATGACGACTCCTGATTCTGGCTCCTGCGAAATAACACTCCCTTTAGGAAGCGACGGATGATATTCCTCTCTCTCTACACGGAGTTTCAAACCTGAGTTATTGAGTATCTCCATGGCAGAGACAACCTCTTTACCTTCGATAGCTGGAACTGTCACTGTTTTCCCGGAGGTAAGTATCTTCATTGTCACTATCGCTGTGATTATACCCAAGGTTACGAATAGGGAAAAATACAAAATCAATTTTAGAAATCCCTTTATCAATGACATACCAATCTTGCTCCAAAGAAACCATCCATATCAGAGATATGTGGGTATGTGCGAATGAAATCCCCACTGGGGTAATTAATGAGGTGTCTACCTGTCGCCGGGATGTATGTCACAGGATTATCAATATAGAATTTGGGGTGATTATGTAAAAACTCATTCACTACATTCTCTCCCTCTTCAGGTTCGGTAGAACATGTGCTATAAACGATAACACCTCCAGGCTTGAGAATTTCTGCGATATTTTCCAGTAGTTTCTTCTGAAGTGCCTGATATTCTGTTATAGTCCTCTCTGTCTTTCTCCATTTCCCATCAGGATGTCTCCTGATTATACCCGTTCCAGAACAGGGTGCATCAAGAAGTATACGGTCAAATACACCGAGCCATTTTAGATCTTTTGTTGAATCTGTATGATATGACTTTACACATTTTATACCGAGTCTCTTACAATTTTCTTTCAGGCGTATGAGTTTCTCTTCATTTATATCTATGGCGATAATCTCACCTTCATCCTCAATAAACTGGGCAATATGTGTAGTTTTTCCGCCAGGTGCAGCACAGGCATCAAGTATCCTTTCACCCTTCTTCGGGAAAAGCAGGTATGAGATTAACTGTGACGCTTCATCCTGTATCTGAAACCAACCTCTTTTAAAGGATGGAAGTTCCTCTATCGAGATAATACCTTTTACCTTTATACCAACAGGTGATACAGGAGTATTGACAGCTTCAACACCCTCTTTGCTTAAATCATTTATAAGTTCATCTCTGTTTGTAAGCAAGGTATTAGTTCTAAGTGTAAGTGGAGGTATTCTATTATTTGTTTTACAGAGTGCAATTGTATCCTCCACACCAAACTGCCCAAGCCACCTCTTTACCAGCCATTCAGGGTGTGAATATACGACCGAGATATGATGTAACGGGCCTTCTTCTAAGCGTGGAAAATCCAGGAGATCCGGACTGATCTTTGACGTCCGTCTCAGCACTCCATTGATAAATCCTGAAGCCCTTTTATATTTACACCTCTTTGCAAGTTTAACAGATTCATCTACCGCTGCCCATGTTGGAACCTTATCCATGAATAAAAGCTGATATATACCTGAACGTAGTATATTTACAACACCTATCTCAATTTCTTTTAATCTTCTGCCTGCGCTGCATTCTATTATCCAGTCTATCTTTCCCCTGTTTCTCAGGACGCCATAAACAAGTTCCATGATGAATGCCCTATCAAGTCTGCTTGGTTTGCATTCGAAGACTTTTTCAAATACACTACTTGCAAGAGCACCCTTCTCTATCATATTAAGCGCATCGAGAGCTATCTGTCTCGAACTATATGTTCGGTCTTTTTCTGTGATGCCCCGTACTCTGTTCATAGGCGTATGCTACTTTCAGGATAGATTCTTCCTCGAAATGTCTACCGAGTATCTGAAGCCCTATTGGTAAATTTTCGCTGCTGAAACCACATGGAATAGAGATACCAGGGATGCCTGCGAGATTTACAGAGATTGTGAAGATATCCGATAAGTACATCTGCAGAGGATTAGCAGTCTTCTCGCCAAGTCTGAATGCCGGGGTTGGTGATGTTGGTGTAATAATTACATCTACCACTTTGAATGCCTCATCAAAATCCCTCTTTATAAGGGTTCTTACCTGTTGTGCCTTTCGATAATAAGCCTCATAATAACCGGAGGAAAGGGCATATGTGCCGAGCATTATTCTCCTTTTAACCTCCTGACCGAATCCTTCGGCACGGGTTTTCAGATACATATCCATCAGGTTTTTTGCCCCCTTTACCCTGAAACCATATTTTACACCGTCGTAGCGGGCAAGGTTTGAGCTTGCCTCAGATGTGGCGAGTATATAATAAGTTGCAACAGCATAAGGGGTATGCGGTAATGATACCTCTACAGGTTCAGCTCCGAGCCCTTCAATCGTCCTTATCGCATTTTTGACAGCATCTTCTACCTCTCTG
This genomic stretch from Nitrospirota bacterium harbors:
- the rpe gene encoding ribulose-phosphate 3-epimerase, with amino-acid sequence MVRIAPSILSADFRHLADEVKRVEDAGADMIHIDVMDGHFVPNITIGPVVVKAVRETTSLPLDVHLMIISPQHYIKAFSDAGADIITVHVEACIHLHRVVQSIRDIGLKAGVSLNPSTPLSSLEHILRDVDMVLLMSVNPGFGGQEFIPNTFEKIIALRRLIEGMGVDIEVDGGIKVDNAAEVSSAGADILVIGSGIFTNRDYRKTIRDIKKRCEGLKKKKI
- a CDS encoding PASTA domain-containing protein, producing MGIITAIVTMKILTSGKTVTVPAIEGKEVVSAMEILNNSGLKLRVEREEYHPSLPKGSVISQEPESGVVIKSGRSISVIVSRGSQTVVVPAVEGEPFYRAEIIIKQSGLDIGDIARIHTDKVEKDIVINQSPPPRSFISRGEKIDLLLSSGVKETIYKTPNLIGKRFEEAKQIAEILGVTLSKSKIIREGSEGNIIAEQKPVAGYPIRRGSAIEVFVAE
- the rsmB gene encoding 16S rRNA (cytosine(967)-C(5))-methyltransferase RsmB, with product MNRVRGITEKDRTYSSRQIALDALNMIEKGALASSVFEKVFECKPSRLDRAFIMELVYGVLRNRGKIDWIIECSAGRRLKEIEIGVVNILRSGIYQLLFMDKVPTWAAVDESVKLAKRCKYKRASGFINGVLRRTSKISPDLLDFPRLEEGPLHHISVVYSHPEWLVKRWLGQFGVEDTIALCKTNNRIPPLTLRTNTLLTNRDELINDLSKEGVEAVNTPVSPVGIKVKGIISIEELPSFKRGWFQIQDEASQLISYLLFPKKGERILDACAAPGGKTTHIAQFIEDEGEIIAIDINEEKLIRLKENCKRLGIKCVKSYHTDSTKDLKWLGVFDRILLDAPCSGTGIIRRHPDGKWRKTERTITEYQALQKKLLENIAEILKPGGVIVYSTCSTEPEEGENVVNEFLHNHPKFYIDNPVTYIPATGRHLINYPSGDFIRTYPHISDMDGFFGARLVCH
- a CDS encoding metalloregulator ArsR/SmtB family transcription factor; this translates as MDELTRNIEILKVIAHPVRIKILEELAKGVKCVSDFEDFLGISQPNISQHLTALRLSGIVDYFIDGRLRCYFLKHPLIPGLLELLKKEYTEELPGPECCPVTKKGQYPGNRQR